The following are from one region of the Pelagibius sp. CAU 1746 genome:
- a CDS encoding LysR family transcriptional regulator → MNEPSIRQIRYFIAVANSGQISRAAMGLNVSQSAVTTAVKQLEEIVGTQLLERHPGGAALTYEGNIFLDHARRIMAAVDEAVRSPRRRRDDVTGTLRLAMTYTVAGYFLLPFIERFVRAFPGVDLKLTEASRNAIEEGLVSGTFDLAVMLTSNIVNQEGISYDTLLQSRRRLWLSSQHALLDQPSISLADVAAEPYIMLTVDEASNTAQRYWNRTSYRPRTIFRTSSVEAVRSMVASGMGVTILSDMVYRPWSLDGRRVEVILLADPIPTMDVGLAWATNVEQNSAVSAFREFMHIGEEQLPR, encoded by the coding sequence ATGAATGAGCCCTCGATTCGACAGATCCGCTATTTCATTGCCGTTGCGAATTCCGGGCAGATCTCACGTGCGGCCATGGGGCTCAATGTCTCCCAGTCGGCGGTAACCACGGCCGTCAAGCAGCTGGAAGAGATTGTCGGAACCCAGTTGCTGGAACGGCATCCGGGCGGCGCGGCTCTGACTTACGAGGGGAACATCTTTCTCGACCATGCCCGCCGGATCATGGCGGCCGTGGACGAGGCGGTACGCTCGCCGCGCCGACGGCGCGACGACGTCACGGGAACGCTACGGCTGGCCATGACCTACACGGTCGCCGGCTATTTTCTGCTGCCCTTTATCGAACGCTTCGTTCGTGCCTTCCCGGGCGTGGACCTCAAGCTCACGGAGGCTTCGCGCAACGCGATCGAGGAAGGACTGGTCTCCGGCACCTTCGACCTGGCCGTCATGCTGACCTCCAACATCGTCAACCAAGAAGGCATATCCTATGACACGCTGTTGCAGTCGCGCCGCCGTCTCTGGCTGTCATCGCAGCATGCACTGCTCGATCAGCCTTCGATCTCGCTCGCCGACGTCGCTGCCGAGCCTTACATCATGTTGACGGTCGACGAAGCCAGTAATACGGCGCAGCGCTATTGGAACCGCACGAGCTACCGCCCGCGCACCATATTTCGAACCTCCTCGGTAGAGGCTGTGCGCTCGATGGTTGCCAGCGGCATGGGTGTGACCATCCTTTCCGACATGGTGTACCGGCCCTGGTCACTGGACGGCCGCCGCGTCGAAGTCATCTTGCTCGCCGATCCCATTCCCACCATGGATGTCGGCCTGGCCTGGGCCACAAACGTCGAGCAGAACTCCGCCGTCTCGGCATTTCGCGAATTCATGCACATCGGCGAGGAACAGCTTCCGCGCTAG
- a CDS encoding helix-turn-helix domain-containing protein: MARKPEEGGGVGESLSRAQLCARFGIDRSTLWRRIKAGRFPNADMVVNGRPAWSTQALSAWERPEGFTRAQICAQLGIDRTTLWRWLKAGRFPGADLAIDGRPAWSARAVTEWRRAEAEWLEAEEMRKLDELYRQFLAQEEIIRQQLAAGEEARRRSREWRARFQRKTALEYAAESYDQVDWANP, from the coding sequence GTGGCGCGCAAACCAGAAGAGGGGGGCGGCGTCGGAGAGTCCCTGTCGCGCGCGCAGTTGTGCGCACGGTTCGGCATCGATCGCAGCACGCTTTGGCGCCGGATCAAGGCCGGCCGATTCCCAAATGCGGATATGGTGGTCAACGGCCGCCCCGCCTGGTCGACGCAAGCGCTCTCCGCATGGGAGCGGCCCGAAGGCTTCACCCGCGCTCAGATATGCGCGCAACTCGGTATCGATCGCACCACCCTTTGGCGCTGGCTGAAGGCCGGCCGGTTTCCAGGCGCCGACCTGGCGATCGATGGGCGCCCGGCCTGGTCGGCGCGCGCAGTCACTGAGTGGAGGCGTGCTGAAGCAGAGTGGCTGGAAGCAGAGGAAATGCGCAAGCTGGATGAGCTGTACCGGCAGTTTTTGGCGCAAGAGGAAATCATCCGCCAGCAGTTAGCTGCCGGCGAAGAGGCGCGCCGACGGTCGCGAGAGTGGCGGGCCAGGTTTCAGCGCAAGACCGCTCTTGAATATGCGGCCGAATCATATGACCAGGTCGATTGGGCGAACCCCTAG